One stretch of Priestia megaterium DNA includes these proteins:
- the kdpC gene encoding potassium-transporting ATPase subunit KdpC: MIQTERTGSIIVRLTIMMIILCGLIYPVVMTGIAQMTIPSKANGSLIYSNKHQVIGSKLIGQQFTSNAFFHGRVSSIDYNGAGSGSLNLAPSNKDLTDHIEKSVAAWKKENEVPKGGIPIDAVTNSASGLDPDITPQAAYAQVERIAKAAHINTNTLKELIKEHTQQGAFGEKRVNVVELNLAVQQER, translated from the coding sequence ATGATACAAACAGAACGAACGGGAAGCATAATTGTTCGCTTAACAATTATGATGATAATTCTTTGTGGTCTTATTTATCCTGTTGTGATGACAGGCATTGCTCAGATGACTATTCCAAGTAAAGCAAATGGCAGCTTAATCTATTCAAACAAGCATCAAGTTATCGGTTCTAAGCTGATTGGGCAGCAGTTTACAAGCAATGCATTTTTTCATGGCAGAGTCTCTAGTATTGATTATAACGGGGCAGGGTCTGGCTCGTTGAATTTAGCACCTTCAAATAAAGATCTTACGGACCATATCGAGAAATCAGTAGCGGCGTGGAAAAAAGAAAATGAGGTACCAAAAGGCGGAATTCCAATTGATGCCGTCACAAATTCGGCTTCTGGACTCGACCCGGATATTACTCCACAAGCTGCATATGCACAAGTAGAGCGCATAGCAAAAGCAGCGCACATTAACACCAACACGCTAAAAGAGCTGATCAAAGAACATACTCAGCAAGGAGCTTTTGGTGAAAAACGGGTAAATGTAGTAGAGCTAAATTTAGCTGTTCAACAAGAACGCTAA
- a CDS encoding CBS domain-containing protein has translation MNIAFFLLPKKEVVTLSTQSTIRQALEKMEYHRYSSVPLINQKGEYVGTLAEGDLLWKLKSLEHIELHELEHLRIEEVPRHRDYEPITINDEMESILSRASEQNFVPVVDDQNIFIGLVRRREIIEYCISQLFIHGETPLNVKV, from the coding sequence GTGAATATTGCGTTCTTTTTACTCCCTAAAAAAGAAGTCGTTACACTATCGACACAGTCAACTATCCGTCAAGCATTGGAGAAAATGGAGTATCATCGCTACTCTTCTGTACCTCTCATTAACCAAAAAGGAGAATATGTAGGGACTTTGGCAGAAGGAGACTTGCTATGGAAGCTAAAAAGCCTAGAACATATAGAACTTCATGAGCTAGAACACCTACGAATTGAAGAGGTCCCAAGGCATCGCGATTATGAACCTATCACCATTAATGATGAAATGGAAAGTATTTTGTCACGCGCGTCTGAACAAAATTTTGTACCAGTTGTAGATGATCAAAATATTTTTATTGGACTCGTGCGGCGAAGAGAGATTATAGAGTATTGTATCTCTCAACTTTTTATACATGGAGAAACGCCTCTAAATGTGAAGGTTTAG
- a CDS encoding putative quinol monooxygenase, with product MIHLQASMKVNPEKREEFLENVQELIKHSLQEEGNSNYQLFEDAFTPNTFMMIEEWKSEEAIQAHNKSAHFQSFVAFAQTGVLVAPLDVKTLQG from the coding sequence ATGATTCATTTACAAGCTTCAATGAAAGTTAATCCAGAAAAAAGAGAAGAATTTTTAGAAAACGTACAAGAACTTATTAAGCATTCTTTACAAGAAGAAGGAAACAGCAACTATCAGCTATTTGAAGATGCTTTTACACCTAACACATTTATGATGATTGAAGAGTGGAAAAGCGAAGAAGCAATTCAAGCACACAATAAATCAGCTCACTTCCAAAGCTTTGTAGCATTTGCTCAAACTGGAGTACTTGTAGCACCTTTAGATGTAAAAACATTACAAGGTTAA
- a CDS encoding CHY zinc finger protein, translated as MNKPVPAVKGDTVDSETRCTHYHTDKDIIAIKFYCCNTYYPCYQCHNGHADHDIKRWPKAMFNEKAILCGVCKHELSINEYLACNSTCPHCRSSFNPGCSLHGHIYFEQKS; from the coding sequence ATGAACAAACCTGTACCTGCGGTAAAAGGTGATACAGTAGATTCAGAAACGCGCTGCACGCACTATCATACTGATAAAGATATTATTGCAATAAAATTTTATTGCTGTAATACATATTATCCATGCTATCAATGTCATAACGGACATGCTGATCACGACATTAAAAGGTGGCCAAAAGCTATGTTTAATGAAAAAGCTATTCTTTGCGGAGTATGCAAACATGAGCTATCAATTAATGAATATTTGGCCTGTAACTCGACTTGCCCTCACTGCCGTTCTTCCTTTAATCCCGGATGCAGCCTGCATGGACACATTTATTTTGAACAAAAAAGCTGA
- the nfsA gene encoding oxygen-insensitive NADPH nitroreductase, whose product MNEAIRTIQDHRSIRQYTDETVSDEHLDTIIQSAQSAASSINGQQVTIISVQDKEKKKKLSELAGNQAWIDQAPLFLIFCADFNRAKIAAELNDAPLGVTDGLESILVGATDAGISLEAATVAAESLGLGTVPIGGIRRKPLEVIELLDLPEYVFPVSGLVVGHPADHSAKKPRLPQAAVHHRESYNHDLKSLIQDYDAEMAEYMKKRTNGADDRNWSQTVSAIYKTIYYPEVRAMLEKQGFKFE is encoded by the coding sequence ATGAATGAAGCAATTCGTACAATTCAAGATCATCGTTCTATCCGTCAGTATACAGACGAAACGGTAAGCGACGAGCATTTAGATACTATTATTCAATCTGCTCAGTCAGCCGCTTCTTCTATTAATGGACAGCAAGTGACTATTATTAGCGTCCAAGATAAAGAAAAGAAGAAAAAACTTTCAGAGCTTGCCGGCAACCAAGCGTGGATTGACCAAGCTCCTCTATTTTTAATCTTTTGTGCAGATTTTAATCGTGCTAAGATTGCAGCTGAACTTAACGATGCCCCTCTTGGCGTAACCGATGGGCTTGAATCAATTTTAGTCGGGGCAACCGATGCTGGAATTTCTTTAGAAGCCGCAACAGTTGCAGCAGAATCACTCGGTTTAGGTACAGTCCCAATCGGAGGAATTCGCAGAAAGCCGCTAGAAGTCATTGAACTGCTAGATTTACCGGAATACGTATTCCCAGTAAGCGGCCTTGTGGTTGGACATCCGGCAGATCATTCTGCGAAAAAGCCTCGATTGCCACAAGCTGCTGTGCACCATCGTGAAAGCTATAATCACGACTTAAAGTCATTGATTCAAGACTATGATGCTGAAATGGCAGAGTATATGAAAAAGAGAACAAACGGTGCTGATGACCGCAACTGGTCACAAACTGTATCAGCTATTTATAAAACCATTTATTATCCAGAAGTTCGAGCGATGCTTGAAAAACAAGGATTTAAATTCGAATAA
- the kdpB gene encoding potassium-transporting ATPase subunit KdpB translates to MNKRNFTNNLELDRNSHIQGSVDKQTSSIFIQSVKQAFIKLSPRTMIKNPIMFVVEIGFVITLFLAIIPDLFGESTVSAGFNIAVSLVLFFTIVFANFAEALAEGRGKAQANSLKQSKGDITANKLQNGQMIQVSASQLKKGDIVVVSQGEMIPGDGEIIKGLASVDESAITGESAPVMKEAGGDFNSVTGGTRVVSDEITIKITCEQGESFLDKMILLVEGAERQKTPNEIALNTVLTSLTIIFLLVVVTLPVFTNYLHFQLDTAILISLLVCLIPTTIGGLLSAIGIAGMDRVTQFNVIAMSGKAVEAAGDINTIILDKTGTITFGNRMAHQLTTVEGIDERELYKWAFFSSLYDETPEGRSVVDFIQTRIGVDDLRKTEGTFVEFKAETRMSGIDLQDVSVRKGAVDAVTTWVESNGGKVPSDLQQKANEIAGAGGTPLAVAADDKIYGLIYLKDTVKPGMKERFDELRKMGIKTVMCTGDNPLTAATIAKEAGVDEFIAECKPEDKIQVIKYEQQQGKLVAMTGDGTNDAPALAQADVGLAMNSGTSAAKEAANMVDLDSDPTKIIEVVSIGKQLLMTRGALTTFSIANDIAKYFAIIPAMFTLAIPQMEALNVMKLNSPLSAVLSALIFNAVIIPLLIPLAMKGIAYKPMSSNALLRKNLFIYGLGGVLVPFIGIKAIDFILSFVM, encoded by the coding sequence ATGAATAAACGGAATTTTACAAATAATCTTGAATTGGATCGTAACAGCCACATTCAAGGTTCTGTAGATAAACAAACTTCATCGATTTTTATTCAATCAGTAAAGCAGGCTTTTATCAAGCTAAGCCCAAGAACGATGATAAAAAACCCTATCATGTTCGTAGTAGAAATCGGGTTTGTTATTACGCTTTTTTTAGCTATTATTCCAGATCTTTTCGGCGAAAGTACAGTAAGCGCAGGCTTTAATATTGCCGTATCCCTCGTGTTATTTTTTACAATTGTTTTTGCTAATTTTGCAGAAGCATTAGCAGAAGGACGTGGAAAAGCACAGGCAAACTCGTTAAAGCAATCTAAAGGTGATATTACAGCTAATAAACTTCAAAACGGGCAGATGATACAAGTTTCGGCATCGCAACTAAAAAAGGGGGATATCGTCGTCGTTTCACAAGGCGAAATGATTCCTGGAGATGGAGAAATCATTAAAGGACTGGCATCTGTTGATGAATCGGCCATTACCGGTGAATCGGCACCTGTTATGAAAGAAGCAGGCGGGGATTTTAACTCTGTAACTGGAGGTACAAGAGTTGTCAGCGATGAAATTACAATCAAAATTACGTGTGAGCAAGGTGAATCGTTTTTAGATAAAATGATTTTGCTTGTTGAAGGAGCAGAGCGTCAAAAAACGCCAAATGAAATTGCGCTAAATACGGTTTTAACAAGTCTGACGATTATTTTCTTACTAGTTGTTGTGACGCTTCCTGTATTTACAAACTACTTACATTTTCAACTCGACACGGCTATTTTAATTTCACTGCTCGTCTGTCTCATTCCTACGACAATTGGAGGATTATTATCGGCCATTGGAATTGCTGGGATGGACCGAGTCACGCAGTTTAACGTGATTGCTATGTCAGGAAAAGCAGTAGAAGCAGCTGGTGACATCAACACAATTATTTTAGATAAAACCGGCACCATTACGTTTGGAAACCGAATGGCTCATCAATTAACGACTGTAGAAGGCATAGACGAACGTGAACTTTACAAATGGGCGTTTTTTTCTTCTCTTTATGACGAAACACCAGAAGGGCGCTCAGTTGTTGATTTTATTCAAACTCGCATCGGAGTGGATGATCTTAGAAAAACCGAAGGAACGTTTGTTGAATTCAAAGCTGAAACGCGAATGAGCGGCATTGACTTACAGGATGTATCTGTACGAAAAGGGGCAGTGGACGCCGTCACGACATGGGTAGAGTCAAATGGGGGGAAGGTTCCCTCTGATTTACAGCAAAAAGCAAACGAAATTGCAGGAGCTGGTGGCACGCCGCTTGCCGTCGCCGCTGATGATAAAATTTATGGCTTGATTTATTTAAAAGACACGGTAAAACCAGGAATGAAAGAACGCTTTGATGAACTTCGTAAAATGGGCATTAAAACAGTTATGTGTACAGGAGATAATCCGCTAACCGCAGCAACCATTGCAAAAGAAGCTGGAGTAGATGAATTTATTGCGGAATGCAAGCCAGAAGACAAGATTCAAGTGATTAAATACGAACAGCAGCAAGGAAAGCTAGTTGCCATGACAGGTGACGGAACAAACGATGCCCCTGCACTTGCTCAAGCTGATGTTGGCTTAGCAATGAACAGCGGAACCTCAGCTGCTAAAGAAGCAGCAAATATGGTGGACTTAGATTCTGATCCCACTAAAATCATTGAAGTCGTTTCAATTGGAAAACAGCTATTAATGACAAGGGGTGCCTTAACTACATTCAGTATCGCAAACGATATTGCTAAATATTTCGCTATTATTCCAGCGATGTTTACCTTGGCGATTCCGCAAATGGAGGCTCTTAACGTAATGAAGCTGAATTCACCTCTATCTGCCGTATTGTCAGCGCTTATTTTTAATGCGGTAATTATCCCGCTGTTAATTCCCTTAGCCATGAAGGGAATTGCGTATAAGCCGATGAGTTCTAACGCCCTGCTGCGAAAAAATTTGTTCATTTACGGGTTAGGTGGGGTGTTGGTTCCATTCATTGGGATTAAAGCGATTGACTTTATACTTTCATTTGTAATGTAG
- a CDS encoding NADH-dependent flavin oxidoreductase, with the protein MNQLKTAYEKLFKHFKFVDALEMKNRLAMGPILTYASRENGEISDIDLTFYEKRVGGVSTVIIGPAFITENGQVAHGQIGIHRDQVIRKLHQLTQIVHRRGAKAILQLSHGGRKCVEMENKWQAISPSEKPHKRKGKKPVQMTERDITYIVQAFGEATTRAMEAGFDGVEIDGGNECLLQQFISRQANERSDSYGGSAENRFTFALEVIREVTRRAAHAGKPFIVGYTLAPKEKGYLGNKVEDTFEWIDRLVRTEIDYLHISALHEPTLSSEENRSLLSSIIKHVNHQVPLVGTGGLTATEVAEAFEQGLDLITIEQALVVQPDWVEKVINSDEPTSMDVTSLDKDVSLPPEVLAHWKDMHKNDRPY; encoded by the coding sequence GTGAACCAATTGAAGACGGCCTATGAAAAATTATTCAAACATTTTAAATTTGTTGATGCTCTTGAGATGAAAAACCGATTAGCAATGGGACCTATACTCACATACGCTTCACGGGAAAACGGGGAAATATCCGATATCGATCTGACTTTTTACGAAAAACGAGTAGGGGGCGTCAGTACGGTAATTATCGGCCCCGCATTTATCACAGAAAATGGCCAAGTAGCACATGGCCAAATCGGCATTCATCGTGATCAGGTAATACGAAAGCTTCATCAATTGACTCAAATCGTTCATAGAAGAGGAGCTAAAGCGATTCTTCAACTATCGCACGGGGGAAGAAAATGCGTAGAAATGGAAAATAAGTGGCAAGCAATTAGCCCGAGTGAAAAGCCTCACAAACGTAAAGGCAAAAAGCCTGTTCAAATGACCGAGCGCGATATAACTTATATTGTTCAAGCGTTTGGCGAAGCTACCACAAGAGCTATGGAAGCAGGGTTTGATGGAGTAGAAATTGACGGAGGAAATGAATGTTTACTGCAGCAGTTTATATCAAGGCAAGCCAATGAACGAAGTGATTCTTATGGAGGAAGCGCAGAAAACCGCTTCACTTTTGCACTTGAAGTTATTCGTGAAGTGACGCGTCGAGCAGCACATGCGGGCAAACCATTTATTGTGGGGTATACATTAGCGCCCAAAGAAAAAGGCTATTTAGGAAATAAAGTGGAAGATACATTTGAGTGGATTGATCGTCTTGTTCGTACAGAAATTGATTATTTACATATCAGTGCTTTGCATGAACCTACCTTAAGTAGTGAAGAAAATCGTTCACTGCTTTCTTCGATTATTAAGCACGTCAATCACCAGGTCCCTCTTGTGGGTACAGGAGGACTTACGGCAACAGAAGTAGCAGAAGCTTTTGAGCAAGGTCTGGATTTAATTACGATTGAACAAGCATTAGTCGTACAGCCAGATTGGGTAGAAAAAGTGATAAATAGCGATGAGCCCACTTCTATGGATGTGACGTCATTAGATAAAGATGTGAGTTTGCCTCCTGAAGTGCTGGCTCATTGGAAAGACATGCATAAAAACGACCGCCCTTATTAA
- the kdpF gene encoding K(+)-transporting ATPase subunit F — protein sequence MSFILLGISVLVLIYLVYVLLNPEQF from the coding sequence ATGTCGTTCATTTTGTTAGGTATTTCAGTTCTCGTTTTAATTTATTTAGTATATGTATTGTTAAATCCAGAACAATTTTAA
- a CDS encoding undecaprenyldiphospho-muramoylpentapeptide beta-N-acetylglucosaminyltransferase, which yields MSKQVIVFTGGGTAGHVTPNIAIMKELDSEKWDIHYVGSHNGIEKELITKLNVSYHAISSGKLRRYVDMENVKDVFRVAKGVGDARRVLKKLKPSLVFSKGGFVTVPVVMAAKSLNIPVFIHESDLTPGLANKIAQKFATKIFTSFDEAANYFPKEKVQVVGSPIRKELFSGSAANGESWLRFYDKRPILTIMGGSLGARRINEIVRESLPELQKKFQIVHLCGKGNVDTSLEKEPGYRQLEYVNEQLPDVLAATDYVITRGGSNAIFEFLALHKPMMIIPLSKAQSRGDQILNAQSFKKKGYCMVVEEEQLTKELFLREVNELQQQASTMKRTMREATKTDAISILVNEIEKMI from the coding sequence ATGAGTAAGCAAGTTATCGTTTTTACCGGAGGCGGAACAGCTGGACACGTAACACCAAACATTGCCATTATGAAAGAATTAGACAGTGAAAAATGGGATATCCATTATGTCGGTTCTCACAATGGTATTGAGAAAGAATTAATTACAAAATTAAACGTTTCATATCATGCGATTTCAAGCGGGAAGCTGCGTCGCTACGTAGATATGGAAAATGTAAAAGATGTATTTCGAGTAGCAAAAGGAGTTGGCGATGCACGTCGCGTGCTGAAAAAGTTAAAGCCTTCTCTTGTGTTTTCAAAAGGCGGTTTTGTCACAGTTCCTGTTGTAATGGCTGCTAAATCGCTAAACATTCCCGTGTTCATTCATGAAAGTGATTTAACACCGGGACTGGCAAATAAAATTGCGCAGAAATTTGCCACTAAAATTTTCACTTCTTTTGATGAAGCTGCAAACTATTTTCCAAAAGAAAAAGTGCAGGTTGTTGGTTCACCTATTCGAAAAGAGCTATTTAGCGGAAGCGCAGCGAACGGGGAAAGCTGGCTTCGCTTTTATGATAAGCGCCCAATTTTAACCATTATGGGCGGAAGTTTAGGAGCACGCCGCATCAACGAAATTGTTCGAGAGTCTTTGCCTGAACTGCAAAAGAAATTTCAAATTGTACACCTATGCGGAAAAGGCAATGTTGATACAAGCCTTGAAAAAGAGCCGGGCTACCGTCAGTTAGAATATGTAAATGAACAGCTTCCAGATGTTCTAGCGGCGACTGATTATGTGATTACACGCGGCGGATCAAATGCCATCTTTGAGTTTTTAGCCCTTCATAAACCGATGATGATTATTCCTTTATCAAAAGCACAAAGTCGAGGAGACCAAATTTTAAATGCACAGTCCTTTAAGAAAAAAGGCTACTGTATGGTTGTGGAAGAAGAACAGTTAACAAAAGAATTGTTTTTGCGTGAAGTAAATGAGCTTCAGCAGCAGGCAAGTACGATGAAGCGTACAATGCGTGAAGCAACAAAAACGGATGCCATTTCAATTCTTGTAAATGAAATTGAGAAAATGATCTAA
- a CDS encoding ArsR/SmtB family transcription factor, whose product MRKPYQPPKSEIKLTPILHALSDPNRLRIVQCLATRKEQTCSYYQKLNVSKSTLSHHIKVLREAGIIKLRIEGTQHYYSLRLEELEELFPGLIPSIINIDEQLF is encoded by the coding sequence ATGAGAAAACCTTATCAACCACCGAAATCTGAAATTAAATTAACGCCTATTTTACACGCGTTGAGTGATCCTAACCGGCTGCGAATTGTACAGTGTTTAGCGACAAGAAAGGAGCAGACCTGTTCGTATTATCAAAAATTAAATGTGTCAAAATCAACGCTATCACATCATATTAAAGTACTTCGCGAAGCTGGAATTATCAAACTACGTATAGAAGGTACGCAGCACTATTATTCCCTGCGTTTAGAAGAGCTTGAGGAATTATTTCCAGGGCTGATTCCTTCCATTATAAATATAGATGAGCAGTTATTTTAA
- the kdpA gene encoding potassium-transporting ATPase subunit KdpA: MFLLSVALLLVFVALIAKPVGIYIANVFSNDKNTSLVGKIETVMFKAAGIKGHNQTWKQYALALVLANTFMIFVVYLIFRFQGVLPLNPSHIKGMDPALAFNTAISFMTNTNLQHYSGESGLSYFSQMAAVVFMMFAAPATALAVANAFIRGLAGKEMGNFFVDFVKSITRILLPIAFITGILFAFLGVPQTLSGTVTAHTLEGASQQIARGPVASFLSIKELGNNGGGFFGVNSAHPFENPNAWSNVLQIVLMLLLPTALPFTYGKMIGQRKQGRILFISMSMLFIVILSTAFVTEWGGNPRLDAFHLNEVSGYMEGKEVRFGVGMSTLYAIVTTASETGAVNAMHDTLTPLTGLLTLGNMMLNTVFGGVGAGFMNVMMYVIIAVFLSGLMVGRTPEYVGKKIEGKEMKLIAVTLILQPLLILGGTAVALTTHLGMEGISNPGFHGLSQALYEFTSSAANNGSGFEGLGDATPFWNMSTGIVMYIGRYFGLITMLAVSSSLASKQLVPETPGTFKTDTSLFSGILIGTTVIIGALTFFPVLVLGPVAEYLTL, translated from the coding sequence ATTTTTCTACTATCAGTTGCGCTGCTGCTTGTTTTTGTAGCGCTTATTGCAAAGCCCGTAGGCATTTATATAGCGAATGTGTTTTCAAACGATAAAAACACTAGCTTGGTAGGAAAGATAGAAACGGTGATGTTTAAAGCGGCAGGAATTAAAGGGCATAATCAGACGTGGAAGCAATATGCACTTGCTCTCGTTTTGGCGAACACGTTTATGATTTTTGTGGTATATCTTATCTTCCGGTTTCAAGGGGTACTGCCGCTTAACCCAAGCCACATTAAAGGAATGGATCCGGCCCTTGCTTTTAACACGGCCATTAGTTTTATGACAAATACGAACTTGCAGCACTACAGCGGTGAATCAGGTTTGTCCTATTTCTCGCAGATGGCCGCCGTTGTATTTATGATGTTTGCTGCACCAGCAACAGCACTTGCAGTAGCAAACGCTTTTATTCGAGGGCTAGCAGGAAAGGAAATGGGAAACTTTTTTGTTGATTTTGTAAAATCAATTACGCGTATTTTACTTCCTATCGCTTTTATAACAGGCATTTTATTTGCGTTTTTAGGTGTCCCTCAAACGCTAAGCGGGACTGTGACTGCCCATACATTAGAAGGGGCATCACAGCAAATAGCAAGGGGGCCAGTTGCTTCTTTTCTTTCAATTAAAGAGCTAGGTAACAATGGAGGGGGATTTTTTGGTGTCAATTCAGCTCATCCATTTGAAAATCCTAATGCGTGGAGCAATGTATTACAAATCGTCCTTATGCTTTTATTGCCAACAGCGCTTCCTTTTACGTACGGAAAAATGATCGGACAGCGTAAACAAGGTCGCATCTTGTTTATATCGATGAGTATGCTGTTTATTGTTATCTTAAGTACAGCGTTTGTAACAGAGTGGGGCGGCAACCCTAGACTTGATGCTTTTCATTTAAATGAAGTGAGCGGTTATATGGAAGGGAAAGAAGTTCGTTTTGGTGTCGGCATGTCAACTCTGTACGCCATCGTGACGACAGCGAGTGAAACAGGCGCAGTCAATGCCATGCACGATACCCTTACGCCTCTTACCGGGTTATTAACGCTTGGAAATATGATGTTAAATACCGTATTTGGCGGGGTCGGAGCAGGATTTATGAATGTCATGATGTATGTCATCATCGCCGTATTTTTATCTGGTTTAATGGTTGGAAGAACGCCTGAATACGTAGGTAAAAAAATTGAAGGAAAAGAAATGAAACTCATTGCCGTGACGCTTATCCTGCAGCCGCTGCTAATTTTAGGAGGAACAGCCGTAGCGCTCACTACTCATTTAGGAATGGAAGGTATATCAAATCCAGGCTTTCACGGGTTAAGTCAGGCACTGTATGAATTTACGTCGTCAGCAGCAAATAATGGATCCGGTTTTGAAGGACTCGGTGACGCAACTCCGTTTTGGAATATGTCTACGGGAATTGTTATGTATATTGGACGCTACTTCGGACTAATTACGATGCTGGCGGTATCGAGCTCACTAGCATCTAAGCAGCTTGTTCCTGAAACACCTGGGACATTTAAAACGGATACGTCTTTATTTAGCGGCATTTTAATTGGAACTACCGTTATTATAGGGGCACTTACGTTTTTCCCAGTGCTTGTACTTGGGCCGGTTGCTGAGTATTTGACACTGTAA
- the kdpDN gene encoding KdpD-like non-kinase potassium sensor (KdpDN resembles contains the N-terminal sensor region of KdpD but lacks the C-terminal histidine kinase region.), with amino-acid sequence MKEKEAHPYFRRKTPEELLRELHDQKSGKLKLYIGAAPGVGKTYKMLQDAHDLVKEGVDVVVGYVEPHGRNETEAMIGNLEVIQRETVFYKGKELQELDLLAIVRRRPKVVLIDELAHTNIPTSRNKKRFEDVSYLLNQGISVMSAMNIQHMESVHDLVYAITQVKVRETVPDLFIQQADEIQLVDVTPEQLQKRLREGKIYEVHKIEQSLQSFFKLANLHALRELTLREVADEVDGKLIHAHEIGVTGICERILVCIQYSETAEKLIRRGWRMANRLKADLLLLHVFTGEQTERQKAQIKEWQEFADRFHASLIVEEAKKQKPAAVIVNVAKQYRVTQILLGQSARTRWEEIRKGSIVNTIMRQTHNIDIHIVSDSAKQ; translated from the coding sequence ATGAAGGAAAAAGAAGCTCATCCATACTTTCGAAGAAAAACCCCGGAAGAACTATTGCGTGAACTTCATGATCAGAAGAGCGGAAAGCTTAAACTCTACATCGGTGCGGCGCCGGGAGTAGGAAAGACGTATAAAATGCTTCAAGATGCGCACGATTTAGTCAAAGAAGGCGTAGATGTCGTAGTTGGATATGTAGAACCACACGGCAGGAATGAGACTGAGGCGATGATCGGAAATCTAGAAGTAATCCAAAGAGAAACCGTTTTTTATAAAGGAAAAGAATTACAAGAGCTTGATTTGCTGGCGATTGTAAGAAGGCGGCCAAAAGTTGTTCTTATCGATGAACTCGCTCATACAAATATTCCGACAAGCCGCAACAAAAAACGTTTTGAAGATGTTTCTTACCTGCTCAACCAAGGCATTTCAGTCATGTCAGCAATGAATATCCAGCATATGGAAAGTGTGCATGATCTTGTATATGCTATTACCCAGGTAAAAGTTCGTGAAACAGTGCCAGATTTATTTATTCAGCAAGCAGATGAAATTCAGCTTGTCGATGTCACACCGGAACAGCTGCAAAAGCGTCTTCGTGAAGGAAAAATATACGAAGTCCATAAAATTGAACAAAGCCTGCAGTCTTTTTTTAAGCTCGCAAATCTCCATGCACTTCGTGAATTAACGCTCAGAGAAGTAGCGGATGAAGTGGACGGCAAGCTGATTCATGCGCATGAAATTGGCGTAACAGGTATTTGTGAACGCATTTTAGTATGCATTCAATACAGTGAAACAGCTGAAAAATTAATTCGACGAGGCTGGAGAATGGCGAACCGATTGAAAGCAGATTTACTGCTGCTTCATGTTTTTACAGGCGAGCAAACTGAAAGGCAAAAAGCACAAATCAAAGAGTGGCAGGAATTTGCTGATCGCTTTCACGCATCGCTAATTGTTGAAGAAGCTAAAAAGCAAAAACCAGCTGCAGTGATTGTGAACGTAGCCAAGCAGTATCGTGTTACTCAAATCTTACTAGGGCAATCAGCGAGGACAAGGTGGGAAGAGATTCGAAAAGGGTCTATTGTGAATACGATTATGAGACAGACTCATAACATCGACATTCATATTGTTTCAGATTCAGCAAAGCAATAA
- the lepB gene encoding signal peptidase I, with product MTTEKTKSDQLRSIFKTIIFAIALVFMIRAFLFSPYIVEGASMNPTLHNGERLFVNKLSYSLHDIRRGDIVIIKDEAKNKHYVKRVIGLPGEKIEMKKDQLYIDDKKVSEPYLKTNRQIANNMDMELTGDFEPVQIPKNEVFVMGDNRLYSMDSRNGLGLIDEKRIVGKSEFVFYPVKKIRKTT from the coding sequence TTGACTACGGAAAAAACAAAAAGCGATCAATTACGCAGCATATTCAAAACTATTATCTTCGCTATCGCTCTAGTATTTATGATTCGCGCATTTTTATTTTCTCCGTATATTGTAGAAGGCGCTTCAATGAACCCAACGCTGCATAACGGAGAGCGTTTGTTTGTGAATAAACTGTCGTATTCGCTCCATGATATTCGCCGCGGAGATATTGTGATTATTAAAGATGAGGCTAAGAATAAGCATTATGTAAAAAGAGTAATCGGTCTGCCAGGTGAAAAAATCGAAATGAAAAAAGATCAGCTTTATATTGATGATAAAAAAGTAAGTGAACCTTATTTAAAAACGAATCGTCAAATTGCCAACAACATGGATATGGAGCTTACAGGAGATTTTGAACCCGTTCAAATACCAAAAAACGAAGTATTTGTAATGGGTGACAACCGTCTGTACAGTATGGATAGCCGCAATGGTCTAGGTCTTATTGATGAGAAACGGATTGTCGGAAAAAGCGAATTTGTATTTTATCCCGTCAAAAAAATAAGAAAAACAACGTAA